A window from Salmo trutta chromosome 29, fSalTru1.1, whole genome shotgun sequence encodes these proteins:
- the LOC115166785 gene encoding leucine-rich repeat-containing protein 4C-like: MLITMISSLQRQTMRDLRLRGARSYPLFVLLLALQILAVAGLVRAQTCPSVCSCSNQFSKVICTRRSLRDVPDGISTNTRYLNLQDNLIQVIKVDSFKHLRHLEILQLSKNHIRNIEIGAFNGLASLNTLELFDNRLTTIPNGAFEYLSKLKELWLRNNPIESIPSYAFNRVPSLRRLDLGELKRLSYISDGAFQDLSNLRYLNLGMCNLKEIPNILPLVRLEELEMSGNQISVIGPGSFAGLANLQKLWMMHAQIQTIERNSFDDLQSLVELNLAHNNLTLLPHDLFTPLHRLERVHLHHNPWNCNCDILWLSWWLKETVPANTSCCARCHTPASYRGRYIGELEHSYFQCDVPVIVEPPADRNVTEGMAAELKCRTSSLTSVSWLTPNGSLVTHGAYKVRLAVLNDGTLNFTTVTMQDTGTYTCMVSNTAGNISASAVLNVTSVENSGVTYFTTVTVETTETVDDSQTPALPPIGWVSSSTTRGPPVQTRTTERTYTVSVLDLDGEGDRGLEEVMKTTKIIIGCFVAITLMAAVLLVIFYKMRKQNHQQDPDGPASSMEVITVEEELAGVAAMETHLHLPPLEHYNHYNTYRSTYHHSHTQEPLLIQASSKDNVQETQI; the protein is encoded by the coding sequence ATGCTGATCACAATGATCTCCTCCCTCCAGCGCCAGACAATGAGAGATCTTAGGCTGAGGGGGGCTAGGTCCTATCCCCTCTTCGTGCTGCTGTTGGCCCTCCAGATCCTGGCGGTGGCCGGCCTGGTGCGTGCCCAgacctgtccctctgtctgctcCTGCAGCAACCAGTTCAGCAAGGTGATCTGCACCCGCCGGAGCCTGCGCGATGTCCCCGACGGCATCTCAACCAACACACGTTACCTGAACCTGCAGGACAACCTCATCCAGGTGATCAAGGTGGACAGCTTCAAGCATCTACGGCACCTGGAAATCCTGCAGCTGAGCAAGAACCACATCCGCAACATCGAGATTGGCGCCTTCAATGGCCTGGCCAGTCTCAACACCCTGGAGCTGTTCGACAACCGTCTCACCACCATCCCCAATGGGGCCTTCGAGTACCTCTCCAAGCTCAAGGAGCTGTGGCTAAGGAACAACCCCATCGAGAGCATCCCGTCGTACGCCTTCAATCGGGTCCCCTCGCTGCGAAGACTGGACCTGGGAGAGCTCAAGCGGCTCTCTTACATCTCAGATGGAGCCTTCCAGGACCTCAGCAACCTGCGCTACCTGAACCTGGGCATGTGCAACCTCAAGGAGATCCCCAACATCCTACCCTTGGTCAGGCTGGAGGAGCTAGAGATGTCAGGGAACCAGATCTCTGTCATAGGGCCTGGCTCTTTCGCAGGGCTGGCGAACTTGCAGAAGCTGTGGATGATGCACGCTCAGATCCAGACCATCGAGAGGAACTCCTTCGACGATCTCCAGTCCCTGGTGGAGCTCAACCTggcccacaacaacctcaccctgCTGCCCCACGACCTCTTCACCCCCCTGCACCGCCTGGAGAGAGTCCATCTGCACCATAACCCGTGGAACTGTAACTGTGACATCCTGTGGCTTAGCTGGTGGCTGAAGGAGACAGTGCCTGCCAACACCAGCTGCTGTGCCCGCTGCCACACCCCAGCCAGCTACAGGGGTCGCTACATCGGCGAGCTAGAGCACAGCTACTTCCAGTGCGATGTGCCTGTCATCGTGGAGCCGCCGGCGGATCGCAACGTCACAGAGGGCATGGCGGCTGAGCTCAAGTGCAGGACGAGCTCGTTGACCTCGGTCAGCTGGCTCACCCCCAACGGGTCTCTGGTGACCCACGGGGCGTACAAGGTGCGCCTGGCCGTCCTCAACGACGGAACGTTGAACTTCACCACCGTCACCATGCAGGACACGGGGACTTACACCTGCATGGTGAGCAACACGGCGGGCAACATCTCCGCCTCGGCTGTGCTCAACGTTACCTCGGTGGAGAACAGCGGCGTCACCTACTTCACCACAGTCACCGTGGAGACCACAGAGACAGTAGACGACAGCCAGACTCCTGCTCTTCCACCGATTGGCTGGGTATCATCTTCGACCACCAGGGGGCCTCCGGTCCAGACCAGGACCACAGAGCGGACCTACACCgtctctgttctggacctggatGGGGAGGGGGACCGCGGCTTGGAGGAGGTGATGAAGACCACCAAGATCATCATCGGCTGCTTCGTGGCCATCACGCTCATGGCCGCCGTCTTGCTGGTCATTTTCTACAAGATGAGGAAGCAGAACCACCAGCAGGACCCCGATGGCCCCGCCTCCTCAATGGAGGTCATCACAGTGGAGGAGGAGCTCGCCGGTGTCGCTGCCATGGAGACCCACTTACACCTGCCTCCATTGGAGCATTACAACCATTACAACACTTACAGGAGCACCTACCACCACTCCCACACACAGGAACCTTTACTGATTCAAGCCAGCTCAAAAGACAATGTGCAAGAGACCCAAATTTGA